One window of Epinephelus fuscoguttatus linkage group LG9, E.fuscoguttatus.final_Chr_v1 genomic DNA carries:
- the LOC125894220 gene encoding putative nuclease HARBI1 produces the protein MKEELLVQWLQLYTNTDTRGERTIQGNMLKAPTCSNDELHARYRFGQEDIALICNILRPHLERATLRSHALTVEEQVLMALRYYACGSFFEVIGDGLVVTKATVGHVVHSVSSTLTGLLGQYVKWPENEEEIARTKRMFFSLGGMPNTIGVIDCTHVHFQAPHIREWEYVNRKGRHSINVQLVGNADLVITNCVMRWPGSVHDARILRESHLYQKLQQTAPDGILLGDSGYPLLPWLMTPFATITNDSQQRYNNVHATTRGTIERLNKVIKRRFACLNYLRVEPQKACHIICACIVLHNLAQTRRVPLQEPLIDGPPPCAEVLDLPPPPL, from the coding sequence ATGAAGGAGGAATTGCTGGTACAATGGCTGCAGTTGTACACCAATACAGACACCAGAGGAGAACGTACAATCCAGGGCAATATGCTGAAAGCCCCAACCTGCTCCAATGATGAGCTTCATGCACGATACAGATTTGGGCAAGAGGATATTGCTCTCATCTGCAATATTCTTCGTCCTCACCTTGAACGTGCCACTCTGAGGAGCCATGCCTtgactgtggaggagcaggtACTGATGGCACTGCGTTATTATGCATGTGGTTCCTTCTTTGAGGTGATTGGGGATGGACTGGTGGTGACAAAAGCAACAGTGGGCCATGTGGTGCATTCGGTGTCATCTACCCTTACCGGTCTTCTGGGTCAATATGTGAAATGGCCTGAAAATGAAGAGGAGATAGCAAGAACCAAGAGGATGTTTTTCTCACTGGGGGGGATGCCAAACACTATTGGTGTGATTGACTGCACCCATGTGCATTTTCAGGCACCACATATCAGGGAATGGGAGTATGTGAACAGGAAGGGCCGGCACAGCATTAACGTCCAGCTTGTGGGGAATGCTGACCTCGTTATCACAAACTGTGTTATGAGATGGCCTGGGTCTGTACATGATGCCCGTATTTTGAGGGAGAGCCACCTCTACCAGAAGCTCCAGCAGACTGCCCCAGATGGCATCCTCCTGGGTGACAGCGGTTACCCCCTTCTACCGTGGCTGATGACCCCTTTTGCTACCATCACCAATGACTCCCAGCAGAGGTACAACAACGTCCATGCCACAACAAGAGGGACAATCGAGCGCCTGAACAAAGTGATAAAACGCAGATTTGCCTGCCTGAACTATCTCCGTGTGGAGCCACAGAAAGCCTGTCACATCATCTGTGCCTGCATTGTGCTACACAACCTAGCACAAACAAGGAGAGTACCACTACAAGAACCTCTCATCGATGGACCTCCTCCCTGCGCAGAAGTCCTTGacctgccaccaccaccactgtaG